From one Candidatus Dadabacteria bacterium genomic stretch:
- a CDS encoding Fic family protein, with the protein MSVIKYGKPADWISYDFKEVATPLAEAKAAVETLKLLPRTRDYTERWKAEQLRREAAGTSRIEGAEFTEDELDEALRETSAEYGLTHSQRQARAAEQTYRWLTALPSGYPFGGDLIKEIHRRIVRGCDDDHCEPGALRRSGQNVIFGLPQHRGAEGGNECGEALEELVRAASREFGSHDPLIQSLAVHYHLAAIHPFLDGNGRTARAAEAFMLRKAGLQEEIFIPVSNFYYENNAEYLKVLSETAGKHGDLTDFVKFGLRGIKTLCKRAAGEIALHLRKSLFRERMHELFGKLESPRKRVIAERQMRLLNILLEKGSLPAEDFAKEAVSRSLYSGLKKLDNAIQRDFKKLLDLEAVKVDEATNEMSINLLWAEKMSEKEFKEKFDLLPKARSYL; encoded by the coding sequence ATGAGCGTCATAAAATACGGAAAACCCGCAGATTGGATCAGTTACGACTTCAAGGAGGTTGCGACCCCTCTTGCCGAGGCGAAGGCGGCGGTTGAAACCTTGAAACTTCTGCCCCGCACACGCGACTACACGGAGCGGTGGAAAGCGGAGCAGTTAAGGCGCGAAGCGGCGGGAACATCGCGCATAGAGGGCGCGGAGTTCACCGAAGACGAACTTGACGAGGCGCTCAGGGAAACCTCCGCCGAATACGGGCTGACCCATTCCCAGCGGCAGGCAAGAGCGGCGGAGCAAACCTACAGGTGGCTTACCGCGTTGCCGTCCGGCTATCCGTTTGGCGGCGATTTGATAAAAGAGATTCACAGGCGGATTGTCAGGGGTTGCGATGATGACCATTGCGAGCCGGGCGCGTTGCGGAGAAGCGGGCAGAATGTGATTTTCGGCTTGCCGCAGCATCGGGGCGCGGAGGGCGGAAATGAGTGCGGGGAGGCGCTTGAGGAACTTGTAAGGGCGGCGTCAAGGGAATTCGGAAGCCATGACCCGCTGATTCAGTCCCTTGCCGTTCATTACCATCTTGCGGCAATTCACCCTTTTCTTGACGGAAACGGCAGAACCGCAAGGGCGGCGGAGGCGTTTATGCTCCGCAAGGCGGGGTTGCAGGAAGAGATTTTCATACCGGTTTCCAATTTTTACTATGAAAACAATGCCGAGTATTTGAAGGTTTTAAGCGAAACCGCCGGAAAACACGGAGACCTGACGGACTTTGTGAAATTCGGGTTGAGGGGAATAAAGACCCTCTGCAAAAGGGCCGCCGGGGAGATAGCCCTTCATCTCCGCAAGTCGCTTTTCCGCGAGCGGATGCATGAGTTGTTCGGCAAGCTTGAGAGTCCGAGGAAACGGGTGATTGCGGAGAGGCAGATGCGTCTTTTGAACATACTGCTTGAAAAGGGCTCTCTTCCGGCGGAAGATTTTGCAAAAGAGGCGGTGAGCAGGTCTTTGTATTCGGGACTGAAGAAACTTGACAATGCCATACAAAGGGATTTCAAAAAACTGCTTGATCTGGAAGCGGTGAAAGTTGATGAAGCGACAAATGAAATGAGTATAAATCTTTTATGGGCGGAAAAGATGAGCGAGAAAGAGTTTAAGGAAAAGTTTGACCTGCTTCCGAAAGCAAGGTCTTATTTGTAA